CGAGCCAGTATCCCCCTGTTGCTGATTAAAAAGCAAATTGGTGCTGAAAGGCCTGAGCATGGTGCAGGATAAGGACATGATGACGGTAGAGAACAGAAAGAAAAACGGTGAGAGCCTGCCCGCAGTCATCATGATGACCCCGCCGATGGCAGCAATTCCGAAACATAAACTGCTAAAGAGCTTTTTATCAACATTTCGAAGGAACTTGATATAAATGGTAGGGCCCAGCAGAGATATTAAGGCATTAAACGCAAAGAAATAGCTATAATCCTGCTCACTTAGACCAAAATATTCAACGTAGATATACGAGGATACCGCAATGTATCCCATGAATGGGATGGAAACCAAAGAGAAGATCAGCACAGGAATAATAAAGCTTTTGTTCCTTGATACATGGATCAATCGCCCCATAGAGCCGATTAGAGTGCCTGTAAAGCGATCCTCTTTCTGCAAGGTCTCCTGATAGAGTATCGTGAGAGTTAAATTCAAGATCCCGATGCCAGCAAGAGTCCAGAATGTACCTTGCCAGTTTACGACCTTAAGTAGTATGGCTCCTAGAACTGGTGCCAGCATAGGAGCAAGGCCTGCAAGCGTCTGAACAACGGCAAGAACACCTTCCCTTTTTTTCCCTGAATAACAGTCCTTTACCATTGCCACTGAGGAAGCAGTAATTCCGCCAGAGCCGATCCCTTGGAAAATTCGCGCAAAAACCAAAAAGTAGATATTCGTTGAAAGAGCGCAGGCAATGCTGCTGACGATATAAAGAGTGCTGCCAATCAATATGATCGGTTTTCTTCCGTATTTATCGCTCATTGGTCCCCAAAACAAAATTCCGACGGCATAGCAGATAAAAAAAGCGCTCAGTGTCAGATTGGTAATGGCAGAGCTGCTGCCAAAGTAAGTGTTCATTGTCGGCAGCGATGGCAGATAAAGGTCTGTAGATAGGGGGATGAACATATTCATCAGAACGATATAGGCAATCAGTCCTTTCTTGCCCAGATATTTCTGAAATTCGCGATAAGAGGGTAATTCCGTCTGATTCATTATTGAAATCCTTTCTATATATATTACAGCGAGAACGAAGGAGTCTCTCAGAATTTAAAATCCAGTATAACATTTTTTTCCTGAAAGGGCAAGTCACTGCTTGTTCAGTTTTATTTTGCATACCGGGCGAATGCCCGAAAAAGCATATGCAAAGACTGTAATCCTGATTGCAAAAAACCAAAGAGAGACTGATGGCAACTTCAGTCTCTCTTTGGTTAACTATTTTATTTCAAATATCGGCAAGAGCATATCAGAAGATGTTTAATACATTCTCGCCTTTTTCAGATTAGCTTCTTTGTTCTGGTAAGCAGTGTTTACGCCTTCCTTCTCAGAAGTGCTTGCGATACCCACATGCCACCATGATTTGTATCCCTCTGTCATTGTCTTTGGAAGAACTTTGATATCAATCAGAGTTGATACGGTCTGCTTTTTGGAATCCTCTAGGGCAGCCTTCAGCTCTGCAAGGGTTCTGACACTGTATGTCTTCACTCCATATCCTTCAGCAGATTTTGCAAAGTCAATCGGAATCAGACCACCGCTCAGCCCCTGATCTTCTGTACGATATCTAAATTCTGTAGCAAGGCTTCCGATACCGTTTGACATCTGCAGGTTGTTGATACAGCCAAATCCGCAGTTATCAAAGAGAAGTACGTTGATCTTTTTGCCTTCTTGCAGCGATGTGACGAGCTCGGTATGAAGCATCAGATAGCTTCCGTCTCCTGTCATTGCATATACTTCCTGGTTAGGAGAAGCAATTTTCGCACCCAGAGATGCAGCTACCTCATAGCCCATGCAGGAATACCCGTATTCCATGTGATAAGAATATCTTGTATCTGTGGTCCACATTCTCTGCAGGCAGCCTGGCAGACTTCCGGAAGCGCCAACAACGATGGAATCTTCGGGAATCATCTTTCTGATCAGGCAGAGTGCTGAAGTCTGAGTGATGGTTCCGCCGGTGAGCTCAACAAATTCCTCAACGGTTCTTGGATCTCTGGCTTCAACGATTGGCTTAAAGTTATCATCATAAGCATATTTTGCAAAGAATTCCATCTGGTGATTCCAAGCGGCTCTCATTTCTTTGATTTCATTCTGATAGGTAGACTTATAACCCTTTTCTTTCAGAGCAACTGTCAAAGCGGTCAGTGCTGCTTTTGCATCTCCGACGGCCTTAATGCTGTCAGCCTTATAAGCATGGAATCTGGAAGCATTAATGGATACAAATTTTACGTCTGGATTCTGGAAGAGTGACTTTGATCCAGTTGTGAAGTCAGAAAGCCTTGTTCCTACTGCGATGACAAGATCTGCAGTCTCGGCAAGGGTATTTGCTGCAAGATTTCCAGTTACACCAATACCGCCCAGACAATAAGGAGAGCTTGATTTACAAGCGCTCTTTCCAGCTTGAGTTTCACCAAAAGGTACATGGAATGCCTCACAGAATTCTTCAAGGGCTTTTCCAGCTTCTGAATATCTAACACCGCCGCCGCAAATCACGATGGGGCGTTTGCTGCTTAGAATTGCTTCGATTACTTCTTCCAGTTCCTCAGCAACAGGTGTAGGCCTTGTGATTTTATGCACACGTTTTTCAAAGAAATAATCGGGATACTCAAAGCTTTCACCCTGAACATCCTGAGGAATTGCAACACAAACCGCACCGGTTTCAGCGGGGTCTGTAAGTACTCTCATAGCGTTGATCATTGCACTCATCAGCTGCTCCGGTCTGTTAACACGATCCCAATATTTCGTAACGGGTTTGAACGCGTCATTTGTGGAGATGGACAGGCTTGTAGGCTGCTCGATCTGCTGAAGCACGGGATCAGGCTGTCTTGTGGCGAATACGTCTCCCGGTAGGAGAAGCAATGGAATATTGTTTACGGTAGCTGTCGCCGCAGCGGTTACCATGTTTGCTGCGCCAGGACCGATGGAGGACGCACAGGCAATGATCTTTCTGCGGTTATTCTGCTTTGCAAAGCCTGAAGCCACATGTGCCATACCCTGCTCATTTCGGCCTTGATATACTCTCAGCTGTCCTGGATTTTCATCCAGAGCCTGCCCTAGTCCGCAGACGATACCATGTCCGAAAATGGTGAATACACCTTCAACAAACTTGGTTTCAACACCGTCCATGCTGACATACTGATTGTCTAAAAATTTCACCAGGGCTTGCCCCATGGTCATCTTGGTTGTGTTCATGGATATTTACCTCTCATTTATTGTATTGCTTTATATTTAACCGGCTATTAAGATTGCTCTGCATCTTTGCTAACCTGCGCCTGAAGTATCAGACGGAAGGATCTGTAATTAATATTTCAACCTTAGGATCAAAATAAATTAATCTGCTTTTGCAACCATATCGCCGTGTTCTTGTTTTGATTTTACGATAAACTCTTTGATTACATCTAGAGTCGGCATGTCCTCGGAGCAGGCATGGCTTGCAACCAGCAGTGAAGCAGAAGCGCTTCCCAGCTCAAGACAATCCTGCATTGGGAGGCCTTCCAGCAAACCAAACAGGAAAGCTGCGGCATATCCATCTCCGCCGCCGAAGGATTTCAGTGCTTTGACAGGAAACGGCTTGATGGAATATTTTTCACCATCATTGGTATATGCTGTGGAGCCGGCTTTACCATGCTTGATTACGACAACCTTTGCACCTTGACCGTGCCAATAGGCTGCTGTTTCTGCATCATTTCTGCCTGGTTCGATGAGCCGTTCCGTCAAATCATATTCTTCCCTGGAACCAAGGATTATATCACTTTGTCTTGCAACGATGGAATAGTAGATTGAAATTTCATCCTTGCTTCTCCAGTTGTATTCTCTGTAGTCAATATCAAAAATAACAGGTGTATTGGTCTTCTTCGCTAGGGAAAGTGCCCGCAGAGCAGCTTCTCTCGATGGGCTTTCTGCCAGTGCTGTGCCTGAAAGCAGGAGCGCTTTACTGTTTTTAATATATGCTTCATCGATGTCGGAAACGTCCAGCTGAAGATCTGCGATATCGTTTCGATACATTAGAATGCTGCTTTCACTTTCATTGAGAATTTCTGTAAAGGTCAGACCAAGTTTTTCTCCGTTGACGCATCTTTTAATCCGAGAAACGTCAATTCCTTCATTCTCGAAATATTCAACGACAAAATCTCCGAAACGATCATCGGATACTCTGGCGAAAAAGCCGATGCGTTTTCCCAGTCTTGCCATCCCCACCGCAATATTCGCAGGGGAACCACCAAGATATTTTCTGAATGTGGTGCTTTCTGTCAATGTTTTGAAATAATCGACAGGATTAAAATCTATAGCGATTCTTCCAAGTAATACAAGATCCATTGGCCTCTTAGAATCAAAGTTAACGTACTTCATACTCCCACTCCTTATCATTCGTAACCCGCCCAATCAGTTTAGATGATTGACGGCGGACTCAAAGAAATCATAATTCAAACATGTTTAATTCCTGGTTAATTTAATTATACTAGTCATTAAAAATATGAATATGCTGCTTCACTTTTTCGTAAAAGCCCTCTATCATTGCTTCATTTAGACCGAAGAAATCATGGTGTCCATCCTTGATGAAATAGGACTGGGCTGATGCTGTAAGGGCATCGTAGCAGGAAGTTGCAATATTTACCTTCCTGATTCCAAGTCGGATAGCCGTTTTAAAATCTTCTTCCGTAAGCCCTGTTCCCCCATGGAGCACAATCGGCAGATCTACCAGCTTGGCTGTCTTTTCCAAAATGTCAAATCGGAGGTCAGGAGCAACGGTGTAGTTCCCATGTGCATTACCTATGGCGATGGCTAAAGCGGTCAGCTTGGCGCGTTTGGAAAAGGTTAGAGCGTCAGTCGGATCCGTGTAGCATATTGTATGGTTTACATTTCCGCCTTCGTTTCCGCCTACTACACCGATTTCGCCTTCCACATCAGCTCCGTACTTGGATGCCATGGAGACCACTTCACTGGTTTTTTTAATATTTTCCTCCAGAGCGTACAAAGAGCCATCAAACATAACAGACGTAAAGCCGCAGTCAAGAGCTTTCTGTATGTTTTCAAAGGACACTCCGTGATCGAAATGAACTGCAATGTCAACCTTAGCTCTTTTGGCTGCATTCACCATCATGGGACCCATCAAATCAAGAGGTGAGTGAGTCAAACGTTTTTCAGCCACCTGCATAATGACAGGAAAATTGAGATCCTCTGCAGCCTTGACGACTGCGATTATCATCTCCATATTGCCCACATTAAATGCGCCAACGGCCTTTTTCTTTTGCTCCGCCTCTTTTAGCAGAGACTTCATATTACAAAGCGGCATTGTGATACCTCCTGAAACCGTTGAAATAATAGATATGTAAATTATTGTTATGTTGTAGTGATATTTGATTATGTTTTGGGTATATTTTAGCATGAAGTCCAGAAAAGAACAATAGATATTTTAATAAAAGTAGTGGATGTATTTCATTCTGCTTGAGTTCTTCATATCAAATAGTATGAATTGAATCACATCAGGCAATTCATACTATTTTATTGATTTTGTTCTACTGATGAGGAAGGTTAGCAAGACTGCAGCCTGAAGCAAATTAGTTAAAAAAATAACTTTTGATCAATTTAGTAATGGAAAAAACCCAATAATGATATAATCGAAATGCATGGTCTGATCTCATTCGTCTTCATATGCATAAAGCTATGAAAAAAAGGCAAATTAGTTAAAAAAATTATGTTGATATAACGAAAATGAAATGCTATTATTATTGACACAAGGACGAAAAAAACGATTTACTGGAAAGGGGAAGGGAGAAAGAGAATGGAATATATATTGGAAATGAACGATATCTGCAAATCATTCTCGGGCGTTAAAGTACTGGATAAAGTTTCGCTGCGAATAAGGGCGGGAGAGGTTCACGCTCTGATGGGAGAAAACGGAGCCGGTAAATCAACTTTAATGAAAATTCTGATGGGAATTTACAAAGCGGATTCTGGGCAAATCTCCATAAATGGTGAGCCGGTGACGGTTGGCGGACCCAAAGATGCCATTGCAAAAGGCATCTCTATGATTCACCAGGAACTAAACCCGGTTTTGGATATGGAAGTTTCCGAAAACATTTTTATCGGAAGAGAACTAAAAACGTCTGGTCCTATCAAACTGGTGGACAGGGCTGGAATGCGTAAAGAGGCTGGAAATCTCTTGCAGAGCATGGATATCGGTATCAACCCGAGGACAATTACAAGATTTCTGAGTGTTGCCGAAATGCAGCTTGTGGAAATTGTAAAAGCAATTTCGCTGAATTCCAGAATAGTAATTATGGATGAGCCTACCTCAGCGATTACAGACAAGGAAGTTCAGGTTCTATTCCAGCAGATTAAAAGATTAAAAGAGCAGGGCGTTGCAATTATCTATATTTCACACAAAATGGATGAAATATTTAAAATATCCGACTCGATCACTGTGCTGCGGGATGGAACGCTTGCCGGGACCGGCAGGAGCGCTGATCTTGATCCTGATAAACTGATCTCAATGATGGTGGGAAGAGAAATCAAGGAGGTCTATCCGAAAGAAGAAACTGAAGTTAAGGATGTTGTTCTTGAAGTTAAAAATCTAAACAGCGGCAAAAGGGTCAAAGACATCAGTTTCTATTTAAAAAGTGGGGAGGTTCTTGGGATTGCTGGTTTGGTCGGTTCGGGAAGAAGCGAACTTGCAGAGACGATCTTCGGAATTCGTCCAAGCACTTCCGGAAGTATATTGATCCATGGCAAGGAAACTTCAATTCGCCATCCAAAGGAAGCCATTGCCCGCAAGATGGCAATGATTACGGAGGATCGGAAGCAGACCGGACTAAACCTGAAAACCACGGTGGAACAGAATATCTCTTTGGTTTCCCTTGGGAAGCTCTCTAAAAACGGGATTATTGATAAAAAGAAGGAAGCGGAAGCTGCCGAGAAATATATGAAGTCGCTGAAGATCAAGACTTTTTCACGCAAGACGCCAGTGGTTTCTCTCAGTGGTGGAAACCAGCAGAAGGTAGTTTTAGCAAAATGGCTGCTCAGTGAGCCGGAAATTATTATCTTTGATGAACCTACAAGAGGAATTGATGTGGGTGCGAAACGGGATATTTATCTTTTGATTGGCGAACTGGCAAAACAAGGAAAGGCAGTCATCGTGATATCTTCTGAAATGCCGGAGGTTATGGGAATCAGTGATAGGATTCTGGTCATGTGTGAAGGTTCCATTGCAGGGGAACTGAAAAGAGAAGCATTTACCCAGGAAGCCATTATGAATTATGCATCTGCAAGAGGAGGAAAAAGAGCATGAGTGAAAGACTTGGAACTGAAAAAACAAGGTGGAAAAATAATGTAAGAGAGTTTGGTATCTTGATTGCATTTGTTGCAATAGTAGCCGTATTAATGATCATTTCTCCCGATGCATTTGCACAGCCAAAAAATCTCATCGGCATTGTTAAGCAGGCATCCATCAACGGAATACTAGCCTGCGGCATGATGTTTGTTATTTTGTCTGATGGAATTGATCTTTCTGTTGGATCTACTGTAGCTTTGGCTGGCGTTATGGCGGCTCATTTTGCTCATCCTGATACGTATCCTGTAATAATCCCGATTTTGATGGGAATTTTGGTGGGTCTGGCAGTCGGTTTGCTCAATGGAATCGGTGTTGCTTTTGGAGGAATTCCGCCTTTTATCATCACGCTGGCCACAATGACAGCGGTCAGAGGCGTTGCACTCATTGCAAGCGGAGGTTCTCCTGTTTATAACCTTTCCGATACCTTTAACGGAATTGCCAGTGGGTTCATTCCTGGAACCATAGTCCCTATATTAGCGGTATACTTTCTACTTATTATATTGTTCAGCGGGTTTATCCTGACTAAAACCGTATTTGGACGTCGTATTTATACCATCGGCGGAAATGAAGTTGCGGCAAAGGTATCTGGAATCAACGTAAAAAGGATGAGATTGTCTGTCTATGCGATTTCTGGTGTACTTGCGGGGTTCGCAGGCGTATTGCTTGCATCTCGGACCATTTCTGGGTCTCCTACTGCAGGGCAGAGCTATGAGCTGGATGCTATCGCAGCTGTCATCATCGGAGGAGTCAGCATGTCCGGTGGCGCCGGTAAATGGTATGGCACACTCATTGGAGCATTGCTGCTTGCGGTCCTTGCAAACGGACTTGATATTCTTAACGTTTCATCCAACTATCAGATGGTGATCAAAGGAGCAATCATAGCAATCGCAGTTCTGGTTGATATTAGAGGTAAGAGCAGAAACGAGTAAATTTATGGTTACTGATGCAGCAAAACCTAGAGGCTTTGTGCATTGTAATAATCCAGCATCGATTGATGCTATTCAAATGAGGAGGAAGAGAAAATGAAAACAAGAAAGTTCCTTGCAGTATTTATGGCACTTATGATGGTGATGGCTGTTTTTGCAGGATGTGCCGGAAAAGTTACTGACGAAGAGAGTGAAGGCGGAAGCAAAGATGCTCCGAAGAAGTTTGCGTTGTTCATGACACACATGTCAAACGCATTCACCATTGAGCTGTCTGATGCAGTGAAAGCACAGGCTGCTGAATTGGGTGTTGAACTGACCGTTAATGATGCGGCGCAGGATGTAGCGAAGCAGATCAGCCAAATCGAAACAGCTGTAAATCAGGGTGTTGATGGAATCATCATTGAGCCGGTTTCCGTTGACGGAATCCTGCCTGGCGTAAAAATGGCCAAAGAAGCCGGAGTTACGGTCGTAATTGTAAATCAGCAGATCAGTGATCCTTCTGCAGCGAATGCTTATGTTGGTGTATCCAATGCAGACGGCGGAGAGATGGAAATGACAAAGGCTGCTGAGGACATCGGCGGCGCCGGAAATGTTGCCTTCTTATATGGACCGATGGGTTCTGATGCTCAGCTTGGAAGATTGGAAGGATATCAGAGAGTTCTTTCTAAAAATCCCGATATCAAGGTTGCATTTGAAAGCACCGCTGAATGGGACACTGCAAAGGCTCTCAGCTTAGTAGAAAACTGGCTTCAGGCCAATAAGGATCTTAAGGCAATCGTTGCACAGAATGACGGGATGGCTCTTGGAGCACTGAAAGCCATCGAAGATGCAAAATTGCAGGATTCCATCAAAGTTTACGGCCTTGATGCCACACCAGATGCGCTGCAGGCTGTAAAAGACGGCAGACTTGCTGCAACAGTATCTCAGAGCACTACTGCTCAGGGTTCAGAAGCGATGAAAGCTTGTTTTGCAATTGCCAGCGGTGAAACGGTGGATGCTGAAATCCTTGTTGATTTTACGCTGATTACAAAGGATAATGTAGATCAATTCTTAAAGTAACAATTGAATTTCAAATTAACAAAAACCCGTCGAACTCGACGGGTTTTTGTGTTATAATAAATTCCGATATGAAACAAAAATCGTAAATTTTGCCCTGGATGTCTTTGTTGTATCGGTGTGAAGAAAACCGGAAATGCGGCTTGCACATATGATATAATAGTTCTGTCTATTAACTAGTTTTGGCTTTTGCAGGGGAGGATACAGACGTGACAATACTAAAGATTATATTTGTAGCGATGCTTTGCGTGCCTTTATTATATATTTCAGCTGTGCTTGTAGGGAAATTATTTGATGAATACGTGAAAAAAAAGAGGTAGGAGACATTACTTATGAATAGAGGCCTGTTTATAACCTTCGAAGGTCCAGACGGATCAGGTAAGACGACCCAGATTGAAAGGCTGAGATCCTTTGTAGAAAAAAAAGGGTATGATGCAGTTTTAACCAGAGAGCCTGGGGGTACTGCGATCAGTGAAAAAATACGGGAGATTATCCTGGATCGAAACAATACAGAAATGGATCCTATGACAGAGGCGCTTTTGTATGCGGCTTCCAGAGCACAGCATGTAGCGCAGGTGATCAAACCTGCACTGGAATCAGGCAGAGCGGTTATCTGTGATCGTTTTATCGATTCTAGTATCGTATACCAGGGTTTTGGAAGAAAACTGGGCGATTGTGTAAGGATTATAAATGAATACGCAGTAGGCGGCTGTTTTCCCGATATTACAT
This genomic window from Clostridiales bacterium contains:
- a CDS encoding multidrug effflux MFS transporter, encoding MNQTELPSYREFQKYLGKKGLIAYIVLMNMFIPLSTDLYLPSLPTMNTYFGSSSAITNLTLSAFFICYAVGILFWGPMSDKYGRKPIILIGSTLYIVSSIACALSTNIYFLVFARIFQGIGSGGITASSVAMVKDCYSGKKREGVLAVVQTLAGLAPMLAPVLGAILLKVVNWQGTFWTLAGIGILNLTLTILYQETLQKEDRFTGTLIGSMGRLIHVSRNKSFIIPVLIFSLVSIPFMGYIAVSSYIYVEYFGLSEQDYSYFFAFNALISLLGPTIYIKFLRNVDKKLFSSLCFGIAAIGGVIMMTAGRLSPFFFLFSTVIMSLSCTMLRPFSTNLLFNQQQGDTGSASSIISTTWMVLGSVGMSLASLPWGDGILGLAVLVTALSSASLAAWWWFNQSDIPCVGLKDYT
- a CDS encoding ketose-bisphosphate aldolase, with product MPLCNMKSLLKEAEQKKKAVGAFNVGNMEMIIAVVKAAEDLNFPVIMQVAEKRLTHSPLDLMGPMMVNAAKRAKVDIAVHFDHGVSFENIQKALDCGFTSVMFDGSLYALEENIKKTSEVVSMASKYGADVEGEIGVVGGNEGGNVNHTICYTDPTDALTFSKRAKLTALAIAIGNAHGNYTVAPDLRFDILEKTAKLVDLPIVLHGGTGLTEEDFKTAIRLGIRKVNIATSCYDALTASAQSYFIKDGHHDFFGLNEAMIEGFYEKVKQHIHIFND
- the iolC gene encoding 5-dehydro-2-deoxygluconokinase, with protein sequence MKYVNFDSKRPMDLVLLGRIAIDFNPVDYFKTLTESTTFRKYLGGSPANIAVGMARLGKRIGFFARVSDDRFGDFVVEYFENEGIDVSRIKRCVNGEKLGLTFTEILNESESSILMYRNDIADLQLDVSDIDEAYIKNSKALLLSGTALAESPSREAALRALSLAKKTNTPVIFDIDYREYNWRSKDEISIYYSIVARQSDIILGSREEYDLTERLIEPGRNDAETAAYWHGQGAKVVVIKHGKAGSTAYTNDGEKYSIKPFPVKALKSFGGGDGYAAAFLFGLLEGLPMQDCLELGSASASLLVASHACSEDMPTLDVIKEFIVKSKQEHGDMVAKAD
- a CDS encoding dTMP kinase yields the protein MNRGLFITFEGPDGSGKTTQIERLRSFVEKKGYDAVLTREPGGTAISEKIREIILDRNNTEMDPMTEALLYAASRAQHVAQVIKPALESGRAVICDRFIDSSIVYQGFGRKLGDCVRIINEYAVGGCFPDITFLLKVDPEIGKGRIRPDAQDRLDMEKLEYHRAVYQAYEELEKNDPDRIIGIDASRGIDEISNEIKSHIERILG
- the iolD gene encoding 3D-(3,5/4)-trihydroxycyclohexane-1,2-dione acylhydrolase (decyclizing), with the translated sequence MNTTKMTMGQALVKFLDNQYVSMDGVETKFVEGVFTIFGHGIVCGLGQALDENPGQLRVYQGRNEQGMAHVASGFAKQNNRRKIIACASSIGPGAANMVTAAATATVNNIPLLLLPGDVFATRQPDPVLQQIEQPTSLSISTNDAFKPVTKYWDRVNRPEQLMSAMINAMRVLTDPAETGAVCVAIPQDVQGESFEYPDYFFEKRVHKITRPTPVAEELEEVIEAILSSKRPIVICGGGVRYSEAGKALEEFCEAFHVPFGETQAGKSACKSSSPYCLGGIGVTGNLAANTLAETADLVIAVGTRLSDFTTGSKSLFQNPDVKFVSINASRFHAYKADSIKAVGDAKAALTALTVALKEKGYKSTYQNEIKEMRAAWNHQMEFFAKYAYDDNFKPIVEARDPRTVEEFVELTGGTITQTSALCLIRKMIPEDSIVVGASGSLPGCLQRMWTTDTRYSYHMEYGYSCMGYEVAASLGAKIASPNQEVYAMTGDGSYLMLHTELVTSLQEGKKINVLLFDNCGFGCINNLQMSNGIGSLATEFRYRTEDQGLSGGLIPIDFAKSAEGYGVKTYSVRTLAELKAALEDSKKQTVSTLIDIKVLPKTMTEGYKSWWHVGIASTSEKEGVNTAYQNKEANLKKARMY
- a CDS encoding sugar ABC transporter ATP-binding protein: MEYILEMNDICKSFSGVKVLDKVSLRIRAGEVHALMGENGAGKSTLMKILMGIYKADSGQISINGEPVTVGGPKDAIAKGISMIHQELNPVLDMEVSENIFIGRELKTSGPIKLVDRAGMRKEAGNLLQSMDIGINPRTITRFLSVAEMQLVEIVKAISLNSRIVIMDEPTSAITDKEVQVLFQQIKRLKEQGVAIIYISHKMDEIFKISDSITVLRDGTLAGTGRSADLDPDKLISMMVGREIKEVYPKEETEVKDVVLEVKNLNSGKRVKDISFYLKSGEVLGIAGLVGSGRSELAETIFGIRPSTSGSILIHGKETSIRHPKEAIARKMAMITEDRKQTGLNLKTTVEQNISLVSLGKLSKNGIIDKKKEAEAAEKYMKSLKIKTFSRKTPVVSLSGGNQQKVVLAKWLLSEPEIIIFDEPTRGIDVGAKRDIYLLIGELAKQGKAVIVISSEMPEVMGISDRILVMCEGSIAGELKREAFTQEAIMNYASARGGKRA
- a CDS encoding sugar ABC transporter substrate-binding protein, with product MVMAVFAGCAGKVTDEESEGGSKDAPKKFALFMTHMSNAFTIELSDAVKAQAAELGVELTVNDAAQDVAKQISQIETAVNQGVDGIIIEPVSVDGILPGVKMAKEAGVTVVIVNQQISDPSAANAYVGVSNADGGEMEMTKAAEDIGGAGNVAFLYGPMGSDAQLGRLEGYQRVLSKNPDIKVAFESTAEWDTAKALSLVENWLQANKDLKAIVAQNDGMALGALKAIEDAKLQDSIKVYGLDATPDALQAVKDGRLAATVSQSTTAQGSEAMKACFAIASGETVDAEILVDFTLITKDNVDQFLK
- a CDS encoding ABC transporter permease — protein: MSERLGTEKTRWKNNVREFGILIAFVAIVAVLMIISPDAFAQPKNLIGIVKQASINGILACGMMFVILSDGIDLSVGSTVALAGVMAAHFAHPDTYPVIIPILMGILVGLAVGLLNGIGVAFGGIPPFIITLATMTAVRGVALIASGGSPVYNLSDTFNGIASGFIPGTIVPILAVYFLLIILFSGFILTKTVFGRRIYTIGGNEVAAKVSGINVKRMRLSVYAISGVLAGFAGVLLASRTISGSPTAGQSYELDAIAAVIIGGVSMSGGAGKWYGTLIGALLLAVLANGLDILNVSSNYQMVIKGAIIAIAVLVDIRGKSRNE